The stretch of DNA ATCAGCATGGCCGAGATCAATGCGCTACCGAGTATCGCGATTCTTTTGCCGCCGAAGTCCCGGAACAGATTCTCGCTGCGCTTTCTTCGTCCTATCCATTGGAACAGGCTTTGCACGACACGTGGCTGATCCTTGTCCGGCACCTTGTAGGTGTCGAGAATAACAGGGGCCTTGCGCCCGGCCTGGGAGAGAAAAATGCTCAGCGGTAGAAGCGGTTGGATGGCGTTTGCCGGAGCGTCATGATCCTGCGTCGCCAGGATGAATTCTTTTTCCAGGCTCGATATTTTGCTTTTGGCCAGCGTGGGCTTCGGCGTGTTGATGACGACGTGCTGCGCCTTGTAGCGTAGGGAAAAATTCCTCAAGAAAGGCGTGGCAGTCTTGGTCTGCGGAATTTTCCGAGACAGCCTGTACAGTGTGGAATAGGTATTGAGCGGATCCAGCGAAATATTGGTCTGATGGGAGTCTTGCGGCCCATGCAGGCGATATTTCAGCAGCGGCTCATTCAGGAATCCAATAGAGCCGCGCGTATTGAGCAGGGATGGAATGAGAATGTCCAGGCCGCCATGCGATTTTGGCGCTTTGCCGCCCTGGATGCTTCCGTAGTAGATCGAGTCGATCAGCGACGCGGAAAGCTTCTTGCGGCAGAAGATCAAGGTGCTGGGCAAAGGCCACAGCAGTTCGGCAGGATACCTGACGATGTATTCGCCACGCTCATAAATCCTGTCCGGCCCCAGCGGGGTGAGATAAGGACTCATGACCGCGCCGTCTTTGTCGATCGTGCAGACGTTGGTCCATACCGCGGTCATGCCGGGATGCGCATCCATGAGCGCCATCTGCTTTTCCAGCATGGTCGGCATCATGACGTCGTCATCATGGGTGGCGATGACTCGCTCGCCCCGGGCAATCTTGATCGCCGAAGCGCCGTTGAATGGCGCTGTGTACCCCGGTGGGTTCCTGACGTAGCGTATGCGCTCGTCCGTGATGCCCAGGACGACATCGGGCGTGTCGTCGGTGCTGCCGTTGTCGAGAATGAGAAACTCGAAATTCCGGTAAGTCTGGCTGAGCACTCCCTCTATCGCTTCCTTCAAATAGTTGGAGCGGTTATAGGTGAGCAGGGCGATCGTTACTGGAATGGACATGGTTCATTCCCCGAAAACGGCCCAGGCGCAATAGGGCTGATGCGGGTGCCGTCTCAGGGAAATGTTGTTCAAGCCCAGAACCTCGTTAATCGCTATCGTTTCGCCGGGGAAGACGGGGGAATTGAGCTCGTCAAAGACCAGCAATGATCCTTTGGTCAGCCTTGGGATGATTTTTTCCAGCACATCCTTGGTGGGCTTGTACACATCCATGTCGAAGATCGCCATTGCCACGACCGCATGGGTATTGTTCTGCAGCCATGGATCTATGGTCTTCGACGCATCGCCCTTTATCAGTTCGAATTTTTTGATATGGGAAATGGGGGATAGCGACTCGTGGATGCTGAGTATTTCCTCGAGCGTTTCTTCGTAGTTCTTGGGAACGGCGTAGTCGCCGACCTTGGAGTTCGGGCCGTCCTTGGCGTCCACTTGCGAAAAGCCGTCGAACGTATCGAAACCGAAAATCTTGCGGCTGTGGTTATACGGCTCGTAGATGCCGCGCAGGTTGATCAGGCGGGCCAGCGTAGCGCCGTACTGCACGCCGAATTCGCAAATGACTCCCGGGACATTGACGATTTTTTGATAGAGATCGTTGTAGTAAAGAACTCGGCTGAGCACTTGCCGCGAGGTCACGTTCTGGCTATGCGAATTCCATTGCATGCCGTACTGGGGCAGCATGGCCATGTTCAATTCGAGCAGGCGGTCGATTTTTTCGACCTCGCTGGCGGTGCGCTGCGTGAATTCGCCAGAGATCTTGCTCAATGCGGTGCCGGTGTCTTTCATGGAGTTGCCTTTTTTGCCAGTCTATATGTGCGCGATAGCCCGGATGTCCGCCGCTTCCTGGCGAATGCGGCCAATTTCCGCTTGATCCAGGAAGGGGAACATGTCGTCGAGTTCCGGGGTGACGAACTTGCCGTTTTCATCTACCCGCGATTTGAGTTTGGGTGAGAATTCCTGGCGCGGGTCCACATGCAGGTCGATCACCAGCGGGCCGTCGGTTTGCAGCAGTTGATCCAGGCGAGGCAGGTCGGTTTGCGCCGCTATCGTTTCCGCGCGCAGCCCGTAGGCTTGCGCGACCGCGTTGTAATCGGGGAACTCCACGCCGGATGCCGGCGTCGCGCCGACAATGCGGCCGAAGAAATTCTCATGAGTCTGCCAGATGGACAGGTAGCCCTTGTTGTTGAGAATGACCAGGATGACGTTCAGGCCCGTGGTCTTCAGCGTCTGAAGTTCCTGGATATTCATCTGCAGGCTGCCGTCACCCGCGAAGCAGATGACGCGGCGGCCATGCCCTTCGGCTCGGGCTGCGGTCGCGGCCCCCAGGGCCGCAGGTAGATCGTGCCCCATCGAGGCGGCGCCCGAATTGCTGAAAAGGCGCTGGCCCTGCTTTAGGCGGCCTACCTGGAACGGCAGGATGCAGGCTGATGCGTTGCCGCAGACCACGATATCGTCGCCTCGCATGTTCTGGAATATACGGTCCACCATGACATAGGGGTTCAGCGGGGCATCGGCTTTTTGCCGGTGTTCTGCGGCGGCGCCGTAGGTGGCGCCTATTTTCCGGCACCAGGCAGCCCAGGGCTCGAAAGAGGGAACCCTGGCGCCGGACAATTCGTCTTCCAAGGCGTCCAGGAAGTTCGACAAATCGGCTTCCACGCCCAGGTCCGGCTTGACGGTGGGCTTGCTCAGCTCGGCCGGGTCCACGTCCACCTGGGCCAGCCAGGCGTTTTTGGCGAAAGCATCCCAGTTGTAGCTGACCTGGCGGATATTGAGCCTCGAACCCAGCACAAGGACGAGGTCGGCGGCTTGCACGCACATATTTCCTGCCCGCGTGCCTATCGTGCCGGGGCGGCCGGCAAACAGAGGGTGGTCCGAAGCGATCAAGTCGTGTGTCCACGCGGTGGCAAGCGGGACGCCCAGCCTTTCGATCAGTGCGAGCAGGCGCTGCTCCACGTTCGCCAGCCTCACGCCGGTGCCCCCGAGTATCACGGGCCGATGCGAGGTTTGCAGCCTGGCGACGATCTGCCTGCAGGCCTGGCGCAGCGCGTCGTCCGACTTGGGCTCGGGCCGGCGCGCTGTCGCCGCGGGGATGACGAGCGCGGCGGTCGACTGCTGCACGTCCAGCGGAATGTCCAGCCAGACGGGGCCCGGGCGACCGGACACCGCCTGCGTGTAGGCCTCGGGCAGCATGGTTTCCAGGTCCGTTTCCGACCGGACGACCCGGGCATATTTGCAGACATGGCTCGCCATGGCGATGGTGGGGCCTTCCTGGTCGCCGAGTTGGCGCAGGCCGGGCAGGTCATTAAAGTCCAGGCAGGTTTCCCGCTTGATCTGGCCCGACAGGACAATCATGGGAATCGAGTCAGTAAAAGCGCCATAGACGCCGTTCAGCGCATTGATGGGGCCCGGCCCGGTGGTCACCATGACGACCGCGGGCTTGCCCGTGATCCTGGCATAGCCTTCGGCCGCCATGGCGCAGGCCTGCTCGTGGTGCATGTAGGTGCAGCGCAGCCCTTCGTGCCCGCCCAGCGCCTGGTTCAGGAACATGGCCCCGCCGCCGGTGACCGCGAAAACCTGGGTTATGCCTTGATCGACCAGCCACTGGGCGATTTGCTCGGAAACGCGTTTCATGCAGGTTCAAAGCCCACGGTTCTGGATGAGGTTTTTGAGCGTCGAGTTTTCGCTGTACGGACCATCGATATGGTCGATGGTCAGGCGTTCGTTTGCCTTGATGGGCTGCAGCAGTTTCTCTCCATTCATGACTTCGCGGCAGGACAATTGCCCCTTGTGCAGCGGGATGGCCAGGTAAAAGTCTCTTTCGAAAGCCTCTTTGCTGAAGACGTAGCCGGGTTCCAGGTTCTTGCGGGCATAGGCGCCGCGCACCAGGGCATCCAGGTACTCGGTTTCCTTGCGGGTGATGATGCGCCGGCTCTTGCCGACGCCTCCGCACATTTCCCGGGCTTTGTGGAAGGCTTTGAACCAGGTGTCGCATTGTTCCGGCAGGGAGCAATAGCTGGAAACCGGAACGCCTTCATATTCGATGTCGATGTGGCGTTCCCAGGTGCGCGCGCCTTTGCCGTACGAGATCAGCATGGACGAGGACCAGTCGTGATACTCGTGCGTGGAGAGGCCGACGACGTGGTTGGGGTAGCGCTGACGCAAATAATCGATCTGATCGAGACAAAGCTCGTCATCCTCGCTGGGGTACAGGGATACGCAATGGTTGATTGCGAGCGGGATATTGCGTTTTTCGAAAAACTTAACGAGATCGTCGAGGTCCTTTTCCGAGGCGCCGCCGGTCGAGGCAATGGTGGGGCGGCGTGTGGATGCGATTTTCTCGATCAGCATCCAGTCGTTCATGTCAGAGCTGGCGATCTTGATGATTGGCATGTCGAAGTCGATGCACAAATCGACCGAGGCCTCGTCGAACGGCGTCGCCATGGGGATGCAGCCTATGGACCTGATCTTCTCCACCATGCGGGTAAAGTCTTCCTTGCTGAGCTTGGTGTCTTCGGTTTTCTTGATATAGCGCAGCGCCGTATCGCCCTTGAATTCAGGGTGAATGAATTCGTCGACGTCCCGGAACTGCAGCTTGATGGCAGCCTTGACGTTGTTGTAGCGAGCGACCGTGCCGTGGTCCATGATGATCTTCAGGCCGCGGTCGAGCTTGCCCCAATGATTGTTGGCAAGCTCGAGAACGAAAAGGTTCTCGAAGATTTCTCGATCTTTATTGGAAATTCCGCTCATTTTTATATCCTTTGACTGCCTGATTTCAGGCTGGTCTCATCGTTCAATTTGCATATCACCTGATAAACATCCGGTTTTTCCGACTCGGTGGAATACGGTATTTCGCCTATAGCCAGCGGTGTCATGCCTATGTTCCTGATCAGACGTATGAGAGATTCTTTCGAATAGAAATTCACGTGCTCGTGCCAATACCGCTTTCTTTCGAGAAAATTGCTTTCGTTGTCGCGCACAACGTGCTCCAGCGGCACCTCTATGTAGAGGATGGAATCCGTGCCCATCACCGGCTTGATGTCATTCAATATGTCGGACGGATAGGGCGTGTGTTCCAGCACGTGGCTGCAGATCACGAGCGAATACGTGTTGGCCTGGGCCTGGCTTTTGTTCACGCATCTGGCTCGGGCCGTGGTCGGGGCCGCGCCGCTGATGTCGTAGATATCGAAAACATCGGCCTGATCGTTGAAAGGGGTATTGCGGCCCGTATCGCCGCCCCAGTCCAGTATGGATAACGGCCGTTTGATATATGGCTTAAGGAATTCCTCGACTCTTGGCCTATAACTGATGGGAATACTTAATTGCCTGGCGCGCTCCAGATATCCTGGCTCGAAGCGCTCGCGCATTTCGTTGTACGACTCTTTGCGGTAATCATCGTATAGCGAGGCGAGTTCCGATTCCGAAAACCGGATGTCGAGAAATAAAAGGCCGCAATCCTGGCAGTGCAGCGAGTTGCAGAGCGGGTAGGCATATCCGGATTCAATGGTCCTCAAGCCCCAGGATTCGTCTATTTTCTGGGCCTGCCATCCGAATGCCCGGTAGGCGACGAATGGCATCAGGACCGCCGGCAGGCGCGCGAGTTCGTCGCCGCCGCAGCAAACACATTGCCGAGCGATCCTATCTCTGCCCATGCTCATGAAATCAAACTTCTCTTTCACAAAAAACACTTCCCGATCAGGTATCCGTTAGAAATTGACGCCAAAGAAAGTTTCCAAGCGATCGACGACGAAATCGAGCATTTCGCGGTCCAGGCCCGGGAACACGCCCAGCCAGAACGTCTGGTTCATGACGATATCCGTATTGGTCAGATCGCCGCTGACGCGGAAGGTCTTGCCTTCCATATAGGGTTGTCGCGTCAAATTTCCAGCAAAGAGCAGCCGTGTGCCGATTTTGTATTGATCCAGGTAGCTCAACAGGTCGACGCGCCTGGCGTTTGCCGTTTCCTTCAGGATGACTGGAAAGCCGAACCATGAAGGGGCGGAGTGCGGCGTGGCCTGGGGCAGGTGCAGGAATTCCTCGCAGCGCTTGAGGCGATCCTTCAAGTAGGCGAAGTTCGCGCGTCGGGCCTCGATGAACCCGTCGAGCCGGTCCATCTGCGCCAGCGCGCATGCGGCCTGCATGTCGGAAATCTTGAGGTTGTAGCCCAGGTGGCTGTAGGTGTATTTGTGGTCGTAGCCTTCCGGCATATCGCCCAGTTTCCAGCAAAAGCGCTTGCCGCAGGTATTGTCCTTCCCCGGGGCGCAGTAGCAGTCTCGGCCCCAGTCGCGGAACGACTCCGCGATCTGCTTGAGTTCGAGGCTGTTGGTGAGCACAGCGCCGCCTTCGCCCATGGTGATGTGATGCGCGGGGTAGAAGCTGAGCGTGGCCAGATCGCCGAAGGTTCCGACCTTTTGCTCTTTATAGGTGGCCCCCAGGGCGTCGCAGCAGTCTTCGACCAGCCACAGCCCGTATTTCCTGCACAGCGCCGTGACGACATCCAGATTGAAGGGGTTGCCAAGCGAGTGCGCCAGCATAATGGCCTTGGTTTTTGGCGTGATGGCCGCTTCGATCCTCGTGGCATCGATGTTGTGGGTGGCCAGGTCGACGTCCACCAGCACCGGCACAGCGCCGAATTGGAGTATGGGGTTGACGGTGGTGGGAAAACCCGCCGCTACCCCGATGACTTCGTCGCCTTTCTGGATGGCCCGCGCGCCGAGCTTGGGCGAGGTCAGGGTGGAAAAAGCCACGAGATTGGCCGATGAGCCAGAGTTGACGGTCAATGCGTATCTGACCCCGACGTACTCGGCCAGGCGCTGCTCGAACCGGGCGTTGAAGCGCCCCGTGGTCAACCAGCCGTCCAGGCTGGCTTCGACCATATTTTTCAATTCCGCGGCGCCCAGGACTTTGCCCGATACGGGCACGGACGTTTCGCCGGGCTTGAAGGGCTTGGGCGTGTAGACCAGATCGGCATACGCCTGCACCAATTCGGCAATCTGCGCCCGGATGGCATCGGGTGTGCGAGTCTGCAACGTGATGGGGTCTTCTTGGGTCATTATGCGTTCGTATAGCTGCTGATTTGCTGTAGACAAAGCTCGCGCGTATCGTGCCGCGACAGCCAGGCTTGGTGCCAGTGCACGACGTGGGTCAGCGCCTGATCCAGCGACCAGCGGGGTTGCCAGCGCAGTTTCGATTTTGCTTTGGCGCAGTCGAGCTTCAAGTAGCCGGCTTCATGGGGATGCGCGTCGTGGTCGGTATGCCAGGCAGCGGGCCCGTTCCATCTCTGCACCATTCGTTCGACGATCCATTGCACCGGCCGGACGTCGCTCTCGTCCGGTCCGAAGTTGAACGGTTCGGCCAGAGCCGCTCCGTGGGTGTGCAGGTCTTGCGCCAGGAGCAGATATCCGCTCAGGGGTTCGAGCACGTGCTGCCACGGGCGCGTTGCCAGCGGATTGCGGATCGCAACACTTTGCCCGGCTTCGAAAGCGCGCAAAATGTCGGGAATGAGCCGGTCCGCGGCCCAGTCTCCACCGCCGATCACATTGCCGGCTCTGGCAGTGGCCAACGCCACGCGGTGTCGCTTGCCATAATCTGCAGGGTTGAAAAAGGAGGACCGGTAGGCGCCGCTGACCAGTTCGGCACACCCTTTGCTGCTGCTGTAGGGGTCTGCGCCTCCCATGGGTTCGTTCTCCCGGTAGCCCCAGACCCATTCCCTGTTTTCGTAGCATTTGTCCGTCGTGACGTTGACGATGGCGCGCACCGAGGGTTGGTGGCGCGCAGCCTCCAGCACGTGGACAGTCCCCATGACATTGGTCGCGTATGTGTCTACAGGCTGTCCGTACGAGAGACGCACCAGGGGTTGCGCAGCCATGTGCAGCACAATCTCCGGCTCGGCTTCCGACATCGCGCTGGCCACGGTCTGATAGTCGCGAATGTCGCCGATGCGGCTGGTCATGCCGTGCGCGGCATCGATCGTCTCGAACAGCGACGGATGCGTCGGGGGAGGCAGGGCCAGTCCATGCACGTTGGCCCCCATGGCCTGCAGCCAGAGGGATAGCCACGAGCCCTTGAATCCGGTATGGCCGGTCAGAAGTACCCGCCGCCCCTTCCAGAAGTTCGGGTCGATCTGCCGCTTGCTCAATTCCATTTTTTCCAGGGAGCCTGGCCGCTGTTCCACAGGTTCTCCAACAAGGTCTTGTCGCGCAGGGTATCCATGGGCTGCCAAAAGCCGTTGTGCTCGAAGCACATGAGTTCGCCGGTGCCGGTCAACTGCTGCATGGGCTCCTGCTCCCAGATGGTGGCGTCGTCGCGAAGCAACGCCAGGACCCTGGGCGAAAGCACGAAAAATCCGCCATTGATCATGGCGCCGTCGCCCTGGGGTTTTTCCTTGAAACTCACGACGCGATTGTTGGCGATCTCCAGCGCGCCAAAACGCCCAGGGGGATGGACGCCCACCACCGTCGCGGATTTTCCGTGCCCTTTGTGAAAGTCAATGGTGGCCGAAATGTCCAGATCGGTAACGCCGTCGCCATAGGTAAAGCAGAATGCCTCGTCGTCCCGCACCAGATGGGAAACCCGCCGCAGGCGCCCGCCAGTCATCGAGTTTTCGCCGGTGTCGACGAGCGTCACTTTCCAGGGTTCGACGCGCTTCTGATGCACGATCATTTCGTTGTTGCGCATGTCGAACGTCACATCCGACATGTGCAGAAAGTAATTCGCGAAGTACTCTTTGATGATGTAGCTCTTGTACCCGCAGCAGATGATGAAATCGTTGATGCCGTGGTGCGAGTAGATCTTGAGGATATGCCACAAGATGGGCATTCCTCCGATTTCAACCATGGGTTTGGGCTTGAGCAAGGTCTCCTCGCTTAAGCGCGTGCCAAGACCGCCGGCCAGAATTATCGCTTTCATTTTATGGCTGAGAAGGGAGTTTCTTGGCCGGCCCATTCAGCGCAATCTGAACAATTCGTTCGTCCGACATGACGTTGCGCAGGGCTTGCACCAACGCCGGAATGAACCTGGGTATGGAGGTGAACTCGGGAAATCCCATTAGCGCACGGACATAGCGCTCGAGTTTTTCTTCCCCATGGCTTTTCACGTATCCCACCTGACCTAGCGCTCGGTCGGCGGTAGTTTGCGTCAAGGTGTCCAGATGGGCAGGATGGTCTGCAAGCAGTTCCTTGATCATGGTGAGAACGCCGCCGTACATATAGTCGTCCGGGTAGCTCCAGAACGTCTCGTTAAATACCCGGTGCGTGGCCACATGATGCGACGTGTAGATGGTGTCGGTGGTCAGCAGGGCCCTGCTGGTCATCCACATGATCGCATAGGCGTGTTTGCCGATCTGCTTCTTGTAGCCCTCCAGATCGATGATATCTTTGCGCATGATCCAGCGCGTGAAGATATGGCCATGCCAGAAAAGCGTGCACAGCGAGTCCGGGCCGGCAGGGAAGTTGTAGAGCGTGGGCTGCCCCGGGTTGTCCTGGGGAACCGACAGCGCCAGGTGGTCTCCCATCAGCCGGTTGTTGGCATCGATCTGCCGAAGTGGCGACAGAATGAAGCCGACGTTGGGGTTCGCCGCCACCGCGGCGCGAATGACACTTACCGCCTGCGGCAGTATCCAGTCGTCGTCGGTGAGGGTAATGATCCATTCGCCTGCAGCCGCTTCGATGATGAAGAGGAAGTTCGGGTCGCCATAAATGTTTTCCTTTTGGCGAAAAGCCCGAATCCGCGGATCGTTGAATTCCTGGATGACTTCCTGGGTGTTGTCCGGCGATGCGTTATCGCTGACGATGATCTCCATGTCATCGCAGTCGATGGCCAAGGCGCTGTGCAGGCAGCGGCGCAGGTCGTTTGCGCGATTGTAGGTGGGTATGACAATGGAGACGAAAGGGCGCCTGGAACCCGAACGTGGTTCCTTTCCGGCGTCAGCGGGCAAATCCACTTTTCTGACTTCCGGCGCGGCAGGCGCCGCGGGCCAAGCTTGGTCTGCCTCGGATGCCGCCTGCGCGCTGGGCAACTTGGCCTCGGCGATCGGCGGGCGCCTGTATAGCCAGCCATCGTCGCACAAATACCGCCTGGCTAGATCCCGGTCTATCTGCTGCAGAACCTGGTAGGCCAGATCCTGCGCGTTATACGCCGAATGCAGCAAATACGCTAGTTTCCAGCGCTGATTGTCGTCCATGGCGCGTAGGCGATTCTCGTCCGGCACGAACACGGCATCGGCTGCCACCCATTGCGAATGGACAGGAGGTTTGAGCAGATCCAGGTCTTCCGGAAAATAGCTGAAGGTGTGCGGCTGGATCGGCGCGAGCAGCCTCAAGCCGTAGGCAGCCAGCAGCCTGCTCAGGTTCGCCAGGTCGGTTTGCCTCTCAAAAATGTCAACGAAGGCAGTTTGCGCTTGGACGATCAGTGTATGGGGCAACAGTCGCTGGGCGCTTTGCAAAATGGCCGCATTGTCGTTGGCGCCGTTCAGGATCAGCCAGTCTATTTTCTCCAGCCCTGTGAGTTCGTCCAGACGCACCGTGGGAATGGTATGGGTGCCAACGATTTCCGTGGCCTGTTGCAAGGCCGGCAATTGCCGCGAAGCGGGCAGGGGGGCGAGCGTGCCGCTGTAGGTGCTGTCCCGACAGAGATAAAGCGTGGCAGGCGCGCCGTCCCCCAGCGCTACATGATGGTGGTGATGCTGTATCAATCTGCCCCACATCTCCTGCTCGCGCCCTTGCAAGGTGTTCGCTGGATCGATGGCAATGGTAATAAGGCTGCCCAGATTGCTCAAATTGCGCGACGCGTTCGTGCCGATGAAGGAGCCGCCATGATCCAGGGCGATGATCTTGCCGCGGAACTGGAATTGAAAATCGCCGCTGTCTTCGGTGACCGCCTGCGCGGCCGCATCGGGTTCGACCACTTGCATGGGAGCGTCGCTGTCTTCGAACCAGGGCTTGCCATCGGATGTAAAGACCAGGGACGCGCGCGGTTTTCCCTCACAATAGCGTTGCCAGATGGCGCGCAAGGCCGTGGCCAGGTGCCGGGCATAGCGCGGACCGTCGCAGACAGGCGAGTCGAGCAGGGTTTTGCGCAGACTGGTGCGCAGGGCGGACAGATTGTCCAGGTCGGACGCCAACGCCAATGCGCAGGACTGATACTGATCCCAATCTTGCGCCACAAGCTCGGGAATTCCGGCATGAGCCAGATGGGTTGCCGAA from Bordetella sp. FB-8 encodes:
- a CDS encoding glycosyltransferase; protein product: MAHNPAHSLIGSDGRKTAPAGLTVQEALDQTRRFPDNPRVWLELAQLTIDTDAELALAAAQKLAQLLPNDYDVRVILGKLESMAEQYEQARKHYERALEIKPDDFDMLCQVASLHLQVNKNNEQALDLIDRALAQQPRNIHALYLKAYGLILARRYDEATDLLHEQLIPLDPANAYYWNLLGQTYRDTGEFKRAEASYLKSIALAETAKNQAAYIDAVSNRLTLMHYMPEHSAEEILQACREWGALFAPNQASSRPRPATPNPGRKIRLGLYADGFSAGPVSLMITAPLEHLRRFGFDIYLYANNPTYDHVAQRLIAVADRHATILQLSNEQFAQRIRDDGIDILVDLAGYNTSTRMSAMALEPAPLLVKWVGGLINTTGLPAIDYLITDRVESPLGSDAFFTEKLIRMPDDYICYLPPPNLPDVGLLPARRNGYITLGCFNNPTKINEVVLEKWASIMRALPNSHLFLKGGAYDSAALRRRVQDFMQDHGIAADRLRLEGQATHFELLRCYNEVDVALDPWPYSGGLTTCEALLMGVPVVTLPGPTFAGRHSATHLAHAGIPELVAQDWDQYQSCALALASDLDNLSALRTSLRKTLLDSPVCDGPRYARHLATALRAIWQRYCEGKPRASLVFTSDGKPWFEDSDAPMQVVEPDAAAQAVTEDSGDFQFQFRGKIIALDHGGSFIGTNASRNLSNLGSLITIAIDPANTLQGREQEMWGRLIQHHHHHVALGDGAPATLYLCRDSTYSGTLAPLPASRQLPALQQATEIVGTHTIPTVRLDELTGLEKIDWLILNGANDNAAILQSAQRLLPHTLIVQAQTAFVDIFERQTDLANLSRLLAAYGLRLLAPIQPHTFSYFPEDLDLLKPPVHSQWVAADAVFVPDENRLRAMDDNQRWKLAYLLHSAYNAQDLAYQVLQQIDRDLARRYLCDDGWLYRRPPIAEAKLPSAQAASEADQAWPAAPAAPEVRKVDLPADAGKEPRSGSRRPFVSIVIPTYNRANDLRRCLHSALAIDCDDMEIIVSDNASPDNTQEVIQEFNDPRIRAFRQKENIYGDPNFLFIIEAAAGEWIITLTDDDWILPQAVSVIRAAVAANPNVGFILSPLRQIDANNRLMGDHLALSVPQDNPGQPTLYNFPAGPDSLCTLFWHGHIFTRWIMRKDIIDLEGYKKQIGKHAYAIMWMTSRALLTTDTIYTSHHVATHRVFNETFWSYPDDYMYGGVLTMIKELLADHPAHLDTLTQTTADRALGQVGYVKSHGEEKLERYVRALMGFPEFTSIPRFIPALVQALRNVMSDERIVQIALNGPAKKLPSQP